The genomic window ccgagcaccctctcccggaacttggtcttctcggacctcggggaaaaGTCTctgagggaaggcgccatgtggcactctgttgtcctagcctcgggactcggggacccctggttcccatatcaccgacagcctCGGACATCATCGAAGATGCTCGATCTAGAGCGTCTGAGAATGGATCTCGACGGGATCTACTGCAACAGAAAGAGGAGCGCACGAGGATCCTCACCGTGGGGTTCTCGACGGTCGAGAAGAGCTCGGGGACGGCGGGCGGCGGTGAACGGCGGCAAGGGTCATCGGCGTGCTTTGGGGACGGGGCTCCAGCGGTGGAGAGAGGAATTCGACTATCGGAGAGGCTTGCTGGGGGTCCTGCAATGCCGAAGAGGCGGTCAGCGGGTCTCAGGCGCTACGGGGAGTGTTGGCGACGGAGAAGGGCAGCGAGGCTCATCGGAGCTCGACGAGGGTAGTCCTGCGGTGACGGAGCAGCGTCGAGGAGCGACGGGGGAGGCTTCTCGAGCTCCTGCAAAGCCGGCGGTGGCCTCAGATGCGTCGGGAGGGCTCGAACGCCGCGGATGACGCACAACAGAGCTTCAAGGGTGGCAATGGTAGCTCGACGCGATGGGACGACGGGGTTGAGGGAGAACGAGAGAGCGGCGAGGGTGGGGCGGCCTTTATAGGAGCGGAGGGTGTGCGATtgcggagtcggagtcggagcgtGGAGTGAAGGGAGAGACGTGGGCGGCGATTCAGTAGGCAGTTGCGAGCTCAAGCGTAGGAGGAGTGGGAGTGGAGGAAGGGACTGACAGACGGCGTCCGCGTGTCAGAGAGAacggagagagggagagaaacgAGCGTCACAAGCCTCCCAGTGAACTCCTCCACACATAACATCGAGAGATCAAGTAAGCTTTCAATTGAGAGTGATTTGGGAGAACTTGGGAGGCACCACGCACATAAACTTCTCAACGACCATGGGTTCTTCAATTGAGTTGTTGAGGATGCCAAGGTTGTTGGGGGAGCCCGGTTAGCCGCATTGCAAAATCTTCTCTCGCCATCACGGAACGCTATGCCTTCAAACTCTTTCTCGTGTTGTCATGTGCACACGGTCCACTCCAACATGAATGGTTTTCACGACGTCCCATGCCTCCTTAGCGCTCATGTTTACGACGAGGGTGGAGATCATCTCCAGCGGTACAACTCGAAGTGCCATCCTTTCTTCTTGGAGGTCGGTGTCGTCGTGCCCGACATCGTCCCATATTCTACGCGCCTGGAGCATTATCTTCATTATCAATGCCTAGTCGCCATAGACCAAATGGTTAACCTAGGCGGCGGCCAgtgaaggaagaaaagaaaaagggaagcaggaagaaaaagaaagaaaaaagaaataaaaggagAAAAGAGGAAGGGGATTTTTCGGGAATTTTGTCGCCAAATCGTGATCCTCACGTTAAAGTTAATCTCTACGTAGTACTTAATTGTTCATAGATGGGATTCTATGGTTGGAATCGTTGCCAAAATTTGAGAGATGGTAGAAATCCGGGGTGTTGCATCATGTTTCCCCAGCATCTGCAGTCATCTGGCTCTgacgagccgccgccgccgtcgtggaTCAGGGAGATGCTGATCTCCATGGACCACGCCTCCCGCTCCTACACATACCTGATGGAGGACGGCAACGTCAGCCTCACCGGCTCCCGCAACACCGTCAGCCTCTTCGactacggcggcggcgacgactcGGGCACGCTGGTGGTGTGGAACTTCGAGATCGACCCGGTGGACGGCGCCAACGAGGACGCCCTGCTCGACTACCACCGCATCCTCTACAAGTCCTGCATCGACACCATCCCTTGTGCTATCAACTTCCTTGTCACTAGTATCAACTTCCTTGTTGATTTGTCATAAAACTAGAGGCAGCAATCATAAAACTAGAGGTGCTTGCTGCACATGATTCGTCACCACAGCATTATCTGAAACAACTTGCAATTCGGACCGAATTTAAACAACCAAAGATTGCCTACATTATTATTGCAGCCTTGAATTGACTGTTTCCATTACTATGCTGAGCTAAcacccaaaaaagaagaaagaaaaagataaaactGTCAAATGATCAAGGAGCCCATCGCCGCCGAAAAACTTCAAAGATCAGCAAAAAGGTGGTAAGTACTGGAATCAAGCATGATAAGCCGTAGCGCAGCAACCGCGGCCGCAACAGCCAATATGCTGAACCCAACAACATTCAGCCAGTGCCAGCATTTCTGGAGGCTGGACAGCTTATGCCTCTTCACCATCAGGTACATGTGATTTGCAAGAACGAACGTCAGGGGGAAGGTGCTGAGGGCACCCGTCAGGCTCATGAAGTCGCCAAGGAATGGGAGCATCGCCGCCACCAGCGTGTTGATGCTGAGGTAGCCTCCCCTGACAACAACTCTGAATATTATGTTGTGGATTGCAAAAGGACCGCCATGTCCACTTCCGTATCTTGTGTCCAAGAACTCATACATTGGGCTCGCAAATATCTGGGAAATATATGTACACGTAAAACTCATGTTAGTGCACTAACATTGGGAGCTACAACATAAGTAAATAAGATACTGTGACATAAATACTTGAAAGAGGTATAGGATTACATAAATCAAACCTGGACTTCATGGATGAAATGAAAAAGATCTAGTTCGGACTAGAGGAAGGTGGCTTACATGTAATGCTATGACAGTCTGAAGAAAGGCCGACAGATTTGCTACGGCTTTTATCCAAACTGGACCGTTGACGCTATTCAGTAGATAACCTGACGTTGAGGAACCATAAGCCCAGTAACCCATAAAGGTCACAGCATAGAGAGGCAATGAACCAACGGTGAACTGGAACCATAGAGCCTTCTCCATGTTCTTGACCACAGGAGGCCTTATTGTTGCCTGCAATATATACGCGACACATAAGGTGATTTCCTGGCAAATAACACTAGACAATGGCCATTTGTACTCACTTGAATTTCTGGCAGCATTCCGGTGTTGTAAGCAAATACAAGGTTTGCTACAGCACCTATTGTACTGAAGACTCTAGTTGAGTGTGATCCAGGAATACTATAATCCCTTGCAGGTGTGGTTATTCCTTTGTAAAATCAATGATGAAACAAAATGTCATATTAAACATACTTCCAGCACTGGATATTAGACAGTAAATGGAAATGCATATGAAATCATGGAATAAAAGTTGGCAAGGCGGCTGTAAAGGGGGCCAAAGAATAATACCATCTCTCAGTGACAGCACAAATGCTATCACAATATAGATGAGGCTGAAAACCGTGGAGAATCCCAACCAAATCCCGAGAGCAGATAAATAAGGGATTCCAAAGGCAAAAAGAGCACAGACAAACCCTGATATTGCAATGCAGTAGGGAAGTTTTAGAAATCCGTCTTCCCTAAAGAGTACATATGTTGCCTGCACAGGGGTCAGGAGGTCACAACTCACAAATTTGGAGGAAAATATCACACAAACTTATTTAGCACCATAAATAAATGTCACAAACCGAACCTTAACATTAACAAAACGTGTTAGTGGTTCTCGTAATATATATACCTTCAAAGCTTGGCCAGCTAAGATGATAAAGCCAGTGTTGATCATGAAAAGATTAATGTATTGCAGAGCCCATGTAAGTGCGTATATTTTTCTTCCTGTAGTCACATAAATAACAGAAAATCAATCATGTTGGGGCAGCAAAGTGAGTTTActgtattatgaaaccaattttatttaGTGATAACTGTTTGAATTCTACCCAGATATACAAGCTCAGAATCTTGACGCAAGGGGAATGTTCTGATATTAACACTAACCATATATGCGTCCAGCAAGATCTCTGTATCTGATATGGCGTTTGCCACCAACTTCATGAAGTCTTGCAAGAAGAGCATTAGCGTACATCGATATTGCGGCAGCTAGGATCAGGCCGCATGTCCCGCCGATCCAGCCTAAAGGGACCATGATTGATCCAGAGTATCCAAGAACATATGCACTATTCACCCCCGTTGTCAGGACGAATCCAACTTGATACCAAGGATCTGAAAGTGACCAAAACCATCCAGGATTTAACCATACGTCCAAATTTATGATCCAAAGGTACTCGACAATTTTAGTATACATCTCCCCACATCATGGTGAATAAAAGGCATGAGTTGGGTTACTCTTCTTGGGTAGCATGTACTGTTTCTTGTGCTTCATGATTTGGTATGCATAGATCAGAGTGCCACTGACATGAAGTGGCGGACAGTGTAGCCTCTTAAGAAGATGAAGGTAGCTACAGTAATATATGAATATGATGATGGATATGCAAACATGCATGCCCTCTTAAGAAGATGAAGGTAGCTACAGTAATATCTGATGATGGATATGCAAACATGCATTCAGAAGAAAATTAGCAGTTGAAAAGACACAAATGTGAATCCTAATGTTCTTAATATTTGTTCAGTTCGGTTTTGAACCCAAAGTGAATCATCGATTTGCATCATGGTTCCACTTTGATGTACTGGAAGCACACAGAGAGTAGCCATCACTGAACATCAGACTAAATCAGCATACCTTTTTTTCTTGTATGTTGTAGATATTTCCATTATCAGAGTCTGAAAGATGTGAAACATAAATGTACAAGAATTTCCCAAGAATAACATAAATTCCATTTCGTTGAACTGTTGAAGTAAAGCGGCAACATATGAAATGAAGCGGCAATCAAGTTGTTAGAAGTTTTTATAGCAGAACAATTCATTCATGGACGAGCAGTTGATGGTTGAAGGTACAGAGTAGAGACAGAACGGGcagggaaagaaagaaagaaagaaagaaaaagggagTGAAGAATGAATGATTACCAACGCTAATCTGGTGCGCCGTATCCTCTGAGATGTGGACCCTCTCATCGGCAGCCATGATCTTGTCGGGCAGCAGGAGCGGCGCCCTCTCCGCGGTCTCCCCTAGACCCGGCAGGGTGGGCAAGGAAGGATAGTCGTAGTTGGAGAGGGCGGCTGGCCACTCGTCGTCGTGCGGGTGCGGGTGCAGGTGCAGGTGCAGGTGCTCCGTGCCCGTGgtagtgcaagaagaagaagaagaggaggcctATTCATCATAACATAAAGAGGAAGGAGAGCCGCCGCATTAGCCCCCAAAAGTAGCATCGTTATACTCCACTTACAAAATTTGACTCCTCCTCCATTGATTTCGGCTCCATATTCGTATTCATATCCATATCCCCGCGTTGTTATTGATTGATGCATGAATCAACCGATAATTCAATTGGTGGAAAATAAAATGTATGTCTATTCGTGCGATTCGATCGTATCATATCCGTCATGTGGTGTTGTTCTTGTGGTACACGAGTCGAGTAGAgtgtggcaaaaaaaaaaaaattccctttTTGTCATCTACTACACTAGTAGTAGTATTCTTTCATGGGATCGCCTGTGATTGCCATGTCATCTTGGCAGCTGAGTGCTAATTCAATTCAACTCAATAGagtaagaagagaaagagaaggccAAATTGTGCAAGAAAGAAGAGaggcggagaagacgacgactCACATCCATTGCTTTGATTTGAGGGAATCCAATCAATGTAGGGATGTGGGCGTGCCACACGGCGGGGTCGCGCAGCAGCAGCCTCAATCGGCTCGCCTTGCCTTTTGCACGATTccctcaccaccaccaccaccaccagcagatTGGAGTAACTCTGCACAAAGCAAGCAAAGCAGAGCGATGCCTCCTCCTGCAATAAACGGGGAAGAAAAGGAGGTGGTGGAGAAAGAAATTGCAGTCGCAATCAACCGTAGCAAAGCCAGGCAAAACTCTTTCTTTTATGGGGTGCGGCAGCGAGCAAGAAGCAGAGAGCTGACGACGGCGGTGCAAGGCAGGGGAAGAAGAATGCGTTAGTTAGTTGGAGTTGGTTGCTTCAATCAACTCAACCAACAAGATCTTGTTGGATCGGAGGATGTTTTTTCAGTTGGTTGGAATATGGAAATTGATGGATTTCTCTCTTGCATCGCATCGCATCGCGCTCCTTCTTGGAATGGAATCCGCCTGCCTGGTCtcttttctcctctcctccgccAACAACGAACCGATCGATCCTAATTCTGCATATGACACTTTCAGTTCCAGAGACTGTTTGCAGCGTAGGAAAAAATGAATCTCTCCGTTCTCAAGCTCAAATAATATATACGTCTAGATCATTTCCTGCTTTAGAGAGACGGTGATTGATCGCTACTTGTGGGTCCAAAATAATACTGTAACCACGACAAAAGAAGGGAGAGACGAGGACACGCCATCCTCCTAAATAAATATCTTCATACAGTTTATATTTATTTTCCTTCCAAAAATAACTAGCATAAAGAGGAAAGAGGCGGTCGTGTGGTATAGGGCCAGTTAGAGTTAGGTTCCTTCCTCAAAGGTTGCATGCAGCAGAGCAATCTAATTTAGTAGATATCtataattttcaaaaaatatatatttaattattcaTATATAATGGATGTAAATATACATCTACAGCATAACCCTGCATCTGTTCATCTAGACAGACTCGCTTATCAatgtcacaaaattatcttcatacgaGAAACTAATTACAGTTTCAACTCTTATATCCACTCATACAGTATCAGATtcgatcaaccaaacaaaaactcagCTTAACTTATCCAGACAGATACAAACAATCAAAcactctctttttttaaaaaaatataactccGATCAGATCAGTTTGTTTCGCGGACAAAACTTGTACGGACGACCAATCACGACCAAAAACTTTCTGGCAGCAAAGACGGCAATGGAGTATATATCCAAACTTTCTGGCAGCAAAGACGGCAATGGAGTATATATCCCCCGCATCTATCTGCGTGCCTGTCTGCACAACAGAACCTAGAGTCAACTCCTGCCAAAGGCGCGCTAGATTTCATCAGTATTTGTTTCATTCATTTCAGATGAACCAGATGCCTTTCCTTCCCACAATAGAATACAACAACATGCATGTTGGAGCTTGTATGTCATTCTGACAAGAGACGAATCAAGATTACAGCATCTTGCATAATTGTGGAGATAAACTCTGCAATACTTTCTTTACTCCTCAAGTTCATCAGTTAAATCAGCTGACAATGTGTTCgtaaatagatttttaaaaaaaaaatcagctgaCATTAGAATTCTACATACAATCCAGTGtcataatatgcatatgatatgTCCGGTCTTCCAAATCATCTGGCTGCCACAAAATTTCCAAAATGTATCTGGTATGCTATTACTAACAGCAGCACTTGATCCCAAACTGCCACTATCCCAACTAAAAGCAACTCACCTGTACTCTGTTGGTTGTAAAAACACACTTGTAATCTGTAATTTTGGCTGTATGGATGGAAGCCACTACGAAAtgaaattcaaatctccacccCGGTGACATTTccaccaaaaaagaaaagaaagaaactaaaCGCAACTCTGAATTCCATATTCTGGATTGTAGCACCTAACTGAAAGAAGTACTATGAATATAGTAATATCTATAATCCATCCTAGTAGCTCCCATACCGAATTCAGCACTATGGTG from Phragmites australis chromosome 14, lpPhrAust1.1, whole genome shotgun sequence includes these protein-coding regions:
- the LOC133891147 gene encoding uncharacterized protein LOC133891147; translated protein: MGFYGWNRCQNLRDGRNPGCCIMFPQHLQSSGSDEPPPPSWIREMLISMDHASRSYTYLMEDGNVSLTGSRNTVSLFDYGGGDDSGTLVVWNFEIDPVDGANEDALLDYHRILYKSCIDTIPCAINFLVTSINFLVDLS
- the LOC133890893 gene encoding probable proline transporter 2 isoform X2, encoding MVPLGWIGGTCGLILAAAISMYANALLARLHEVGGKRHIRYRDLAGRIYGRKIYALTWALQYINLFMINTGFIILAGQALKATYVLFREDGFLKLPYCIAISGFVCALFAFGIPYLSALGIWLGFSTVFSLIYIVIAFVLSLRDGITTPARDYSIPGSHSTRVFSTIGAVANLVFAYNTGMLPEIQATIRPPVVKNMEKALWFQFTVGSLPLYAVTFMGYWAYGSSTSGYLLNSVNGPVWIKAVANLSAFLQTVIALHIFASPMYEFLDTRYGSGHGGPFAIHNIIFRVVVRGGYLSINTLVAAMLPFLGDFMSLTGALSTFPLTFVLANHMYLMVKRHKLSSLQKCWHWLNVVGFSILAVAAAVAALRLIMLDSSTYHLFADL
- the LOC133890893 gene encoding probable proline transporter 2 isoform X1; this translates as MDASSSSSSCTTTGTEHLHLHLHPHPHDDEWPAALSNYDYPSLPTLPGLGETAERAPLLLPDKIMAADERVHISEDTAHQISVDPWYQVGFVLTTGVNSAYVLGYSGSIMVPLGWIGGTCGLILAAAISMYANALLARLHEVGGKRHIRYRDLAGRIYGRKIYALTWALQYINLFMINTGFIILAGQALKATYVLFREDGFLKLPYCIAISGFVCALFAFGIPYLSALGIWLGFSTVFSLIYIVIAFVLSLRDGITTPARDYSIPGSHSTRVFSTIGAVANLVFAYNTGMLPEIQATIRPPVVKNMEKALWFQFTVGSLPLYAVTFMGYWAYGSSTSGYLLNSVNGPVWIKAVANLSAFLQTVIALHIFASPMYEFLDTRYGSGHGGPFAIHNIIFRVVVRGGYLSINTLVAAMLPFLGDFMSLTGALSTFPLTFVLANHMYLMVKRHKLSSLQKCWHWLNVVGFSILAVAAAVAALRLIMLDSSTYHLFADL